Part of the Natronobacterium gregoryi SP2 genome, CGAACTGCGGATCGGGGTGTTTAATCGAGACGACCGCTGTCAGTCCCTCGCGGATGTCCTCGCCTTTGAGGTTCTCGTCGAGATCCGAGAGCAGGTCGTTCTCGTTGGCGTAGTCGTTTACCGTCCGGGTCAGTGCAGTTTTGAACCCGGTGAGGTGTGTCCCGCCCTCGCGGGTGTTGATGTTGTTTGCGAAGGCGTGGATCGAGCCCTGTAGCTCCTTGGTGGCCTGCATCGCCACCTCGACGTGAATGTTCTGAGTTTCGTCCTCGAAGTAGATGACGGTCTCGTGCATCGCCGAGCGCGTCTCGTTGAGATACTCGACGAACTCGCGGATACCACCCTCGTACTCGTAGGTCTCCGTGGCGACTCCAGCCGCGTCGTCGGCGTCTTCGCGCTCGTCACGCAGCGTGATCCGGACGCCGGAGTTGAGGAAGGCAAGTTCCCGAAGCCGGTTCGCCAGCGTCGAGAACGAGAACTCGTCGGACTCGAAGATACTCCCGTCGGGCCAGAAACGGATCTCGGTGCCGGTCTCCTCGTCCGATTCCATGTCACGAACCCGCTCCATGTCGCCGACGGGTTCGCCACCCTCGAACGCGTGGCGATAGACGCCGCCGTCGCGTTTGACCTCGGCCTCGAGTCGCTCGGAGAGTGCGTTGACGACGCTCACCCCGACCCCGTGGAGGCCGCCGGAGACCTGGTAGGACTTGTTGTCGAACTTGCCGCCGGCGTGTAGAACAGTCAAGATGACCTCGAGCGCGGGGCGATCGTACTCCTCGTGTGTGTCGACCGGAATACCTCGGCCGTCGTCTGTGACGCTCACCGACCGATCCTCGTGGATGGTGACGGTGATGTCGTCGCAGTGACCAGCCAACGCCTCGTCGATCGAGTTGTCCACCACTTCGTAGACGAGGTGATGGAGCCCTCGAGAGTCGGTAGAGCCGATGTACATCGCCGGACGCTTTCGCACGGCCTCCAGGCCCTCGAGGACCTGGATCTGTCCAGCGCCGTACTCGCTTTCCTGGGACATGAGAAACCTGCTTTCGGGTAGTGGACGACGACTAATAAAGGTTCACGTACGCGCGCGAGCGCGAGACACGCTGTGGTGCAACTATCAATTTGCCCATGAGCATGCAAGTAGCTCACACGCTCGTCAGTCTGAACCCGGACACTCGACTCACGCTCAGACGCTGCCAATCACTGTCCGGGCACGGCAGCGAGCAGTTTCGGCTATTCTGCCTCGAGCAACAGCGACTCACACAGCGCGTCTGGCCCTTCCTCTTCGAGCAGTCGGCGCTGCCGTTCAGCCCCACTCTCGCGTTCGTAGATCGTTTTGATCCCGTCGATCCCCAGTCGCTCGCACTCACGGTCGACGAGTTCGCCGAGGTCGACAGTCCCCTCCATCTCGCGGTCGAGGAGACGCGCGTCGTGACCGTGGCGGATCGCTCGCCACTTCTGTTCGTCGAGTAGTTCGCGCCGGTGTTCCCGTCCGTACCCCGGTGCGCCGTCCTCGTACTCCTCGGCTAGGGCCTCGACGAGCGCGTGAGAGTACTCGACGAAGGCCATCACGACGTCGGGATCTGCCTGGCCGTCCGGCGTCCGAATCTCGACGGTCCCGTGGGCAGTGTGGGGCCGGACGTCGTACCAGAGTTCGCCACGGTCGTTGATCGAGTCGGTCTCGAGCATCCGCCGTTCGAACCGATCGAACGCTTCGAAATCCTCGAAGTAGGTCGGCATCCCGGTGTTTGGCAGTCCCTCGAAAATCTTCGCGCGGGCGGACTGGAGTCCGGTGTCGAACCCGTTCCAGAACGGTGAATTTGCGGAGAGCGCGAGCATGATCGAGACGTACCACCGTAGCTCGTTTGCGATCCAGACGGCCTTGTCGGCGTCGTCGACGCCGACGTGGACGTGCAGGCCAGCAGTCGTGTTCCGGTGTTGTGGGTACTGGATGCGGTCGAGTTGTGAGCGATAGCGGGACTTCTCAGCGTGCTCGAGTTCGCGCCACCGCGCGAACGGGTGGAGGCCGGCGGCAGCGACATCGTAGCCGTGTTCGTGGGCGTGAGCGAGCAGTGCTCGGCGAATATCCCGCAGCGCCTCGCGGGCGTCGTCGGGATCTTCTATCAGGGGCGTCTGGGTTTCGACGACGAACTTGAACAGTTCGTGATCGAGTCGGTTCTCGAGGATCTCTGGCGGGTCGTGTTCGTAGACGAGTTCGTCGGTACCGCTCGTGGGACGGCCGTGCTCGTCGACGACGAAACACTCCTCTTCGATCCCCAACGTGCCCATACGCGTAAACGAATCCGGCGACCCGCGTTCCATCGTATACCCGTTTCGAGTCCGACAGTAAATACGGTTTGGAGTCGGAACTCTGGGCCCAGTCACCGACGACCGGCCCGGAGCGATCGTCGATCGAAGCTATTACCGTCGAAGGTGAGAATGGTCGAGGGATGCCCTCCGGCGACTTCGGTCGGACTCGCCACGGATTTCTCGCGGTGGGTACCACCCGCGTGACTGCCGGTCTCGCAGGTTGTTCCAACCGGATTGCCCGCGATACCGGCCCGCTCGAGGATGCGTCTCCGGCGGATCGTCGCGTGGCCGGCGACTACGCGCCGGACGACGACGCGTGGCTCGGTTACACGCGAACGCTTTCGAACGACCTGCCTTCACCGACGACGTCGCCGGCTGCGATAGTTCCGCGTCGGCGATGGAAAAAAGCAGGTTCGCCCTGCTCGAGCGGGAGACAGGGTCGACGCTGTGGGAGACGACGGTGCCCGACCCGGCTGGGCCCCCAGTAGTCGCCGACGGCGTCGCCTACGCCGGCGGTGCCCATCTCGGTCAGCCGTCGATCGACGTCGAAGTCCGTGACGAAACCGACGCCGAACCCGCGGTCGAAGGGAGTCTACCGGCCGAGAGCGGGACCCTGTCTGCGCTCGACGTCGAGACCGGAGACGTCCTGTGGCAGCGAACGATGGGTCCGTCCAGGGGTGGCTACGCGCTCGCGCCAGTCGACGACGTCCTCGTGGTCGGTACCAGTGACGGGATCGTCGTTCTCGAGTAACGGTCGCGTTGCAAGCTGACGGGATCGACTGTCGGTCGAATAGAAACAGCTACGTCAGGTCTCTTCGAGCGCGTAGACGGAGCCGTCGCCGCTGCCGACGTAGACGACGCCGTCGACGACGGCGGGAGAACTCGCGATCCAGTTTTCGGCGTTGAACTGGAAGCGTCGTTCGCCGGTTTCGGCCTCGAGTGCGACGAATGCGCCGCTCTGGTTGCCGACGTAGATGGTGTTGTGGGCAACGGCCGGACTGCCTCGAATCTCGCCGAAGTCGGTATCGTACCAGTAGAAGTGCTCGGGACGTGGCTCCCGGTCGCCCTCGGGTTCGTCGGCGGCAGCCGAGAGTGCGTAGAGCCGGTTGTCGTAACTGCCGACGAAGACGACGTCGTCGACGACGGCGGGTGAACTCGTCACCGATCCCTCCGTCACGAACTGCCAGTGCAGGTCGCCGGAGTCGGCGTCGATCGCGTAGAGGCTGTCGTCGTTGCTCCCGACGTACACCGTCCCGTCTGCGACTGCCGGGCGGCTCTGGACCCAGTCGTCGGTCTCGAACGCCCACACCTCCTCGCCGGAGGCGGCGTCGACCGCGTAGAGGAACCCGTCGGTGCTCCCGGCGTAGACGACGCCGTCGGCGACCGCGGGCGCGCGCTGTACCGAGCCGCCCGTTTCGAACGTCCACGACTCCTCGCCGGAGTCGGCGTCGATCGCGTAGAGGCTGTCGTCGTTGCTCCCGACGTACACCGTCTCGTCGACGACCGTCGGACTGCTCGCGACCATCTCGCCCGTCTGGAACGTCCACTCCTCTGCTCCGTCGTCAGCCTCGAGTGCGTAGACAGTCTCGTCGTGACTGCCGACGTAAACCGTTCCGTCGACGACGGCTGGACTGCTCGAGACTGTGTCACCGGTTCGAACGCGCCACTCTTCGTCGCCGGAGTCGGCGTCGATCGCGTAGAGGCTGTCGTCGTTGCTCCCGACGTAGACGACGCCGTCGACGACGGCTGGACTGCTGTAGACGGCTTTCTCTGTCGGGAACTCCCAGCGGGCCCGTACGTCGCCTGTCGGGCCGGAAGCTGCTGTGTAGCCGGTGTTTCCGGGGTCGAACTGAAAAGAGGGCCACGAGTCGGGCGCGTCATCGAGTTCCTCGAGCGAGAACTCCGGGGACTCGTCGTCGGGGACCGGTCCCTCCTCGTCGGCCGCACAGCCGGCTAACCCGACGACGCCGACGACGGCGGCCGTTCGCAAGAACCCACGCCGCGCACGTTCGTCTCTCATTGGCGAAAGCCACTCGTTCCGGCTACATATGCTTCTTGATACCTCTACGACCGCGCGACGATCCCGAGGTGGTCCGCGTGGTAGGGCTCGAGACGCTGGCTCTCGAGAATCTCGTATCCGGTCTCGAGTTCTTCGCGGACGTCTGTAAACACCTCGCTGGGGTCGCGCGTGACGTCTTCGCTTCTGGCTTTCACCGCCAGCAGGAGTCGGCCGCCGTCGGCGAGGAACTGCCGGTTCTCGAGGGCGACCCGGGCCTGGCCGCGGGTCGCGACGTCTTGGACGACGACATCGACGTCGGATTCGACGACGTGGCCGTACTCCTCGGGTTTCCGGGCGTCGGCGAGCAGCGGAAAGAGCCGCGGGCGGGAGTCGGCAGCGTCGAGCAGGTCGCGTGCCGGCCGCGCGGCGAACTCGACGGCGTAGGTCGGCCCCGCGAAGTCGGCGACGTGGCTCACCGTCGTTCCGCTTGCAGCACCCAGGTAGAGCACTGTCTCGCCGCCCTCGAGGCCGGTGTCCATCCCGAGTTCGAGCATCGCGCCGAGCTTCGAGCGGTCGGGGTTCCAGGCACGCCACTCCCCATCGGTTGGCTCGCCGTAGACCGGTTCGCCGCGGGTAGCGAGGCGTTCGGTCCCGTCGAACGAGCGGCGTTCGACGCCGTCGGGAAGGTTACTCATCGTTCTCACCCCCATCGTCGGCCGTTCGCGCCTGGATCGTCTCGATTCGATCCGCGAGTTCCGCGTCGAGTTCGGGCTTGCGCTCGCCCGAGTAGTGGTCGACGCGGGCCGCGATGGCGAGTTTGCCTGCCAGTGCCCGCGCCGCAGAACCGCGGTGCTCGGGATGAGTCCCCTGGATCGCCTCGTGCGTGTAGATGATCCCGTGTTTCGGCGAGGGCGCGTGACCACGCAGGTGGGCAAACAGTGCGTCCTCTGCACCCAGCACCTGGATCGTGCCGCTGGGTTTCTTCGCCAGCGACTCGAGACCGCCCGCAAGCGAGATCAGTCGCGCGGCGAGGACGGGACCCGCCAGGGCAGCGAGGTTCGGCGCGACCGTCGGGGTGCGTCGCTCGACGAACTCCCGGAGTTTCTCGGCCTCGCCGGCGAGGTCGGCGACGCGTTCGGCCAGCGAGACGATCTGGCCGTCGGCGTCCTCGAGGTCCGTGCGCTCTCCCGTCGCGAGTTCGCGTGCGTAGTCGACCCCCGTTCCGGCGTCGGGGTCGACGGTCCCGGCCCACTCGGCCAGTCGCTCCGCCAGTTCGTTGGCCGTCCGCTCGCAGTCGTCCATCGCTCGCACGGCGTGGACGAGCTGGCGGTCGTCTGCCCCCTCACGTTCGGTCACCTCGGCGCGGGCGGCCGCCGTCGTCGCCTCCTTCAGCGCGTCGTAGTACTCCTCGGCGTCGTCGGCGACGCCCGACTCGACGGCCAGCGCCGGCCAGTCACGTGGCTCGTCGGCCGAGCCGGTCCGGACGACCTCGGCCGCCGCCTCGAGGTCCGTCGGATCGACGGCCGAGAACCAGCCCGATCTCTCGGGATCAGTTGCAGTCATTACCCACCAGTAGTCGCCCTGCTTGTATATGCGTTCTCGAAACGGGCGAGGCCACTCGAGCGTGGAAAACGCGTCCACCACCGCTGGCCAGTGATCGTGTGCAGCGTCGGCGTTCCCGGCGACCGAACCGCCGTAGCCCGCGCCGTACGTCTCTTCGAGCGGGAAGTACGGCTGGAAGATCCCGTGGCCCGCGTCGTCGTAGACCAGGTGGTCGAACGAGGAACCGTCAGCCGCCTCGAGTCGGTCGGCCGCAATCGCCTGCAGTCGCTCGGCGGGCCACAGATCGTCGTTGCCGCCGGAGACCAGCAGGACCGGTCCGCCGATTTCTTCGACCGGGACCGTCGCGTCCTCGAGCACGTCTAACTCCGCGGTCTCGAGGGCCTCCGTGAAGCGTTCCGCGAGTGGCGCTTCCGGCTCCCACTGGACGTCGCTCAGCGAGACGTCGGGGACCGGGTCGCCGTCGATCGACCACGAGGAAGTCTCGGGGAGGTCGTCGGCCGAAGAGCCACCCTCCCAGACGATACCGCTACCGGCGATCGAGACGACCGGTCCGACGGCGTCGAGTTCGCTACCCGCGAGCAAGGCGAGTTCGCCACCTTTCGAGACGCCCCAGAGCCCGACCCGATCGCCCGCGACGCCGTCGTACTCGAGCAGCCAGCCGATCGCTCGCTCGACGTACTCGAGTGGGATCTCGACGAGGTCGTCCGGCAGTCCCGGCCCGTCGAAGTACTCGAGTGCGAGGACCGTGAAGCCGTGCTCGGCGAGTTGGGCGGCGACGTGGTCTTGTGAGCTACCGCCAGAGCCATGAAGGACGACAATCCCGGGCGGTTCCGCCGCATCGTCGGGTTCGTACACGTTTCCGATGAGGTCGCCGTCCGGTTCGGCGTCGGCCTCGAGATCCGGATAGTGGCGTTCGATCGTCGTCGAGTCGAGTTCCTCTCCGTCTGCCTGGACGCTAAGCTGGAGCGTCCGTTCGTCGGGCCACTGGAACTCCGCCGGCGGCTCGGGACTGGTGCGGTGGAACTCCCACCAGGACACGTCGGCAAACTGGATCAGCGCGACCGTCGTCGGCACCGCGAGTCCGGACGGAACGTCGCCGTCGACGATCGGTGCATCGTTCACGTCGAGGGTCTCGCCGTCCGTCTCGAGCGTGACGGCAGCACCGAATGGCTCGTCGTCTTCGACCTCTCCCTTGAGGACGACCTCGAGAGCCGTCTCGGCAGGGACGCCGGCGACCTCCAGCTCGAACGGTTCGTCGACGCGGACGCGATCGGGATGGTCGAACGACGGTGACTGGTCGTCGCCCGTGCTACAGCCTGCGAGGGCGATACTGCCGCAGCTACCGAAGAGAGCGAGGGTTCGACACCTCGTTCGTCGGGGACCAGTCTTTCGAGTACGACACGATACGAGCGTTTCGAGCAAAAATGTTGGTGTGTAGATACGATAGTGGAACGTCGGGTACGTCTCCTGTCGTAAGCGACGGTCGAGTCGGGGTGCAGTCACTCGAGGTCGCTTCTGACGGTGCTGCCGATCACGAGCGCCGCGCCGATGATGACGAGGTTCTTGACGATGTACTGGCCTTCGACGGTGAGTCCGTAGGGGAAGATCGTGAAGACGACGCCGGGAAGTAAGACGATCGGCAGGAAGGTGCCTGGAAGCTGGAGAAAGAGGAGGAAGATTCCCACGCGAACGAGCGGCCGGTAGAGGAGGCTGAGACCGATGAGGATCTCCCAGACCCCGAGGACTGGGATGAAGAGTTCCGGTGGGACGAGGTAGACCGTCGCCGCAACGAGTTCGGCCGCGGGGCTGGCGTCGAAGACCTTGAGCGCGCCAAACCAGACGAAGACTATGGCGACGGCGACCCGCAACACCGGGATACCCCACCGGTCCATCCAGGCTGCGATCCTCGCGTCGATCTCGTCGAACCGCCGCCGATACGTCTGGACCCGTTCGGAGACCGTTTCGGTGGTCATGTCCCGGATACGTACTCAGTGCCGAAAACAGTTGTACCGGCTCACGAGCGCCAGAACGACGGCGTGAGCAGCACGAGTACTGGAATGATCTCGATGCGGCCGACCCACATCACGACCACCATCGCGGCCTTGGTCGTCGTCGAGAACACGTCGTAGGTGCCGTACGGCCCGGCAGGACCGAACGCGGGTCCAATGTTCAAAAACGTCGAAGCGGCCGCACCGAGAGCCTCGAACTCGCCGAAGCTGCCGTCGCCGACGTCGTAGAGCCCGGTCCGTGCGCCGTCGACGACGATCAAAAGCGTCACGAGGAAGACGCCGAGGACGGCGACCAGCGTGTATGAGTAGACGTCCCTGATCGTCTCCTCGTCGACCGGCTGGCCGCTGAGCCTGACTGGCCGGATCGCTTCCGGACGAAACGACGTAAACAGGTCCCGACGAAACGCCTTGAAGACGACCAGCCACCGTAGCGACTTGATCGAACAGGTGGTCGACCCGGCCATCCCGCCGAGGAACATACACATGAAAAGCAGGTGTTTGGCGAACGGCGACCACGCGTTGAAGTCGGCGTTTGCGTACCCAGTCGTCGTGATAATCGAGACGACGTTGAACGCCGACTGGCGAACGGTATCGCCGAACCCGTCACCAGTCGGATTCCCCTCGAGCGTCAGTATCGTCATCACCAGCCCGGCAAAGAAGACGATCGACCCGACGTAGAACCAGAACTCCTCGCTGTTGCGGAGCCGATCGAAGTTCCCCTGCAAGACGAAGTACATCAGCACGAAACTGGTCGAGCCGAGGATCATAAAAGGCATGAGCGCCCAGTGGACGATCGGTTCGAACGCCTCGATGCTCAGCGGCTCCGGCGAGAAACCCGCAGTCGCGACGCTGGTAAAGGCGTGGGCGACGGCGTTGTAAAGTGTCATGTTCGGCGCGAGTCCGAGCAGGTACAGCGAGTAGAGAACACCGATCGCGGCCGCTGTAAGTCCCGTGTACAGCTTCAGGATCAAGCGCGCGGTGTCTTCGATGTGTGGCGTTAGCCTGTTGACGTTGTCGTACTGGGTCTCCGTCTCCATCAACTGTGCACCAGCGACCGAGAGCTGCGAGAAGACCGCCGTCACGAGAACGAGGATACCGAGCCCGCCGAGCCACTGGATGAGCTGTCGCCACATCATGATCGATTGGGCGTGTTCGTCGAAACTCCGGAGTACCGTCGCGCCGGTCGTCGTAAGCCCACTCATCGCCTCGAAGGCCGCGTTGACGGGGTGGGAAATCGTTCCGTGTCCTGCAACGACGAACGGAATCGCTCCGACGAGTGCGACCAGCAGCCAGGTTAACGCGACCATGAGAAACGCCTCTCGAGGCCCGAGGCGGCCGTCGCTCTCGAGTTGTTCGAAACTGAGGCCGAGTGCCAACGTGACCACGATCGTCGCGAGAAACGGCGCTACCGGTTCGCCGTAGTAGACTGCGAGAACGAGTGGAAAACAAAGTGGCACGGCGAGCCACTTGAGGACAGTGCCGGTAAGCGTGAGACTGTGTCGCCAGGCAACCCGAATTCTCATCGTCGACCCCGTTGCACAGTGATAGCTGTGATGACGGTCGTATTAATTCCGGCTATAGAGGTCGGCGGTGTCACAGGCCGTTGCTCACCGGGCGAACAGCCGCTCCCACAGCGAACGCTCCGTCGGCCGTTCAGCAAGCACGACCGAACAGTCGACGTCGTTGACGACGTCGTACGCGAGCGACCCCCGGAGGAGCCGCGAGAGGAGTCCGCGTTCGGTCGCCCCGATGACCAACAGCGAGTGGTCCTCGGCGGCGTCGGCGATCGCTCCCTCGATGTCGCCGGAGACGTCGACCCGGATGGTCGCGTCCTCGAGTGAGTGTTCGCTAGCCCACTCGGTGAGGAACGTTTCGCCGGCCTCCCGCTCGCTCTCGTCGCCGACGACGTGCAACAGCGTGACCTCGGAGCCGAACTGGTCGCACACGTCCCGTGCGATTTCGGCGCTGAGAACGGAGTCGGGACCGCCAGCGGTCGGGACGAGCACGCGGTCGGTCTCGAGGCCCTCGTCGTCGAACACGAGGAAGTCACAGGGCAGGTCGTGGGTGAGTTCGTCGATCGGCCCTTCGGCGCGGCCGGCCGACCACGGTCGGCCGGGGCCCCAGCCCATGACGACGGTGTCGGCCTGCTCCTGACTGGCGATGTCGAAGATTTGCTCGAAGCCGCGGTGGGAAGCGACAGTCGTCACCTCGACGGGGACGTCCAGCGTTTCAGTGCTTTCCCGGACCTGCTCCATGAGTTTCTGGGACTCCTCGTCGATCCGCTTGACGTGTTCGGACCCTTCCTGTAGGGGTGTCTGGTCGGGTACTTCGACGACGTGGACTGCTTTGACGACGCCGTCGTTTGCCTTGGCGACGACGCTTGCAAGCGAGAGCAGGTTCGACTCGGTTCGCGGATTCGACACCGGGACGACGACCGTGTGTTCGTCGCCACCGGACGGCCGCACGGCGCTCGCCGCGGAAACCGCCGCGTCCGGCATCTCACTCGAGCGGTCGAGAATGTACGAGCCGAGAATGCCCTCGAGTTCGGTCTCGGTGCGGGCGTACCAGAAGTACCAGGCGACCGCGAACACGACGAACGCGCCGGCGATCGCAGTCGCGAGGTTGTCCATGAAGTAGATCAGCGCGAGCGAGAGGAAGAAGCCGGAAATCGGCAGGTAGGGGTAGAACGGCACCTCGAAGTCGGGATCGTACTCCGGCGGGTTCGTCTCGCGGAAGACGATCAGCGAAGCGTTGATCAGCGCGTAGACGACAAGGTGGAGGATGCTGGCCGCACTCGAGAGGATCTCGACGGTCTCGCCGAGCGCGACGATGAAGACGATGATCATCGCACCGGTGATTGCGATCGATCGGTACGGCGTCGCGAATCGGGGGTGGATCGCGTTGAGTTTGTCCGAGACGATCTTGTCCCGGCCCATCGCGAAGTTGATGCGAGCCGAGGCGAGGATCGACGCGTTCGCACTCGAGGCCGTCGCGAGCAGTGCGCCGACGCTGATCGAGGTCACGCCGACGCCGAGAAGAGAAATCTCGAGGCCGGCGACCGTGAACGCGTAGTCGAAGACGATCTCGGCGGCGTAGGACATCGGTGCTTCCTCGACGGTATCGAGGAAGAACGCCTCGTGTGGGATCAGGCCCATCAGGAGGCCGACGATAATCGTGTAGATCGCCATCACGATCCCGACGCTGCCGATGATCGCGATCGGGAGGTTGCGGCCGGGGTTCTTGAGTTCCTCGCCGATCGTCGCGATCTTCGCGTAGCCGAGATAGGAGACGAACACGAGCGCCGCACCGGGGAGGATCGCGCCGGTCCCTTCGGGGGTATAGCTGCCGTCGACGGTGACGGTGCTCCAGTCGAACGAGAAGAAGCCGACGATGGTAAAGACGGTGAGTATGCCGAGCAAAAGTGTGACGATGGCGGTCTGGATGCCGCCGGTTTCTTTCGCGCCCATGTAGTTGACGGCGACGAAGACGATTCCGGCGAGTACGGCTCCGATCTGGACCTCAGTGAGGACGAACGAGCCGATCGCGATCGTCGGGAGGAGTGCGAGTTCACCGACTCCTGGGATCGGGACCACCACTCCGTCGAGCAGGTCGGCCAGGTAGCCGCCGAACCCGATGGCGTAGAACGCGCTCGCGAAGGCGAGTCCGATCCAGTCGCCCATCCCGGAGATCGAACCGAACAGCGGCCCCAGCGCGCGGTTGATGTAGTAGTACGCGCCGCCGGCCTTGGGCATCGCCGTCCCGAGTTCGCTCACCGAGAACGCGTTGATCATGGCGATCAGTCCGCCGATAATAAAGGAGATGATGACCGCCGGCCCTGCTTCCTGTGCGGCGATGCCGGGTAGAACGAAGATTCCCGCGCCGATCATCGTCCCGATCCCGATCGCGAGGGCCGAAATCAGCCCGAGGTCCTTGGCGAGTTCTTCGTCGCTCATGGTGTCCTCGCAAGTGTCTGCGACCGTCGAAGAGTGTCTTTGGTATACGTCATTAGAGATATAAGTGGTCGACTCACGGTTCCGTTCATACCGAAGCGAAACAGTAGCTTCCCCTTAACTGGTTTGTTTGAGGTTCGGGGGCTAGTGAGTGTGAGTCGTGTGGATCACTGTCTCGCGGTACCGGCACAACGTCGACCGTGTCACGGTTACGCCAAAGATGATAGGGGAGTGTCAGTGTCAATGGACAAACTCGAGGGGCGCTCGGTTGCGTCGTCGCTTCCCGAGACGACCACCACGTCGTCGTCTTGCTTTCCGAAGTCAGCACCCGGCTCCGCCACAGTTCGT contains:
- a CDS encoding NOP5/NOP56 family protein, producing MTATDPERSGWFSAVDPTDLEAAAEVVRTGSADEPRDWPALAVESGVADDAEEYYDALKEATTAAARAEVTEREGADDRQLVHAVRAMDDCERTANELAERLAEWAGTVDPDAGTGVDYARELATGERTDLEDADGQIVSLAERVADLAGEAEKLREFVERRTPTVAPNLAALAGPVLAARLISLAGGLESLAKKPSGTIQVLGAEDALFAHLRGHAPSPKHGIIYTHEAIQGTHPEHRGSAARALAGKLAIAARVDHYSGERKPELDAELADRIETIQARTADDGGENDE
- a CDS encoding fibrillarin-like rRNA/tRNA 2'-O-methyltransferase, giving the protein MSNLPDGVERRSFDGTERLATRGEPVYGEPTDGEWRAWNPDRSKLGAMLELGMDTGLEGGETVLYLGAASGTTVSHVADFAGPTYAVEFAARPARDLLDAADSRPRLFPLLADARKPEEYGHVVESDVDVVVQDVATRGQARVALENRQFLADGGRLLLAVKARSEDVTRDPSEVFTDVREELETGYEILESQRLEPYHADHLGIVARS
- a CDS encoding TrkH family potassium uptake protein, producing MRIRVAWRHSLTLTGTVLKWLAVPLCFPLVLAVYYGEPVAPFLATIVVTLALGLSFEQLESDGRLGPREAFLMVALTWLLVALVGAIPFVVAGHGTISHPVNAAFEAMSGLTTTGATVLRSFDEHAQSIMMWRQLIQWLGGLGILVLVTAVFSQLSVAGAQLMETETQYDNVNRLTPHIEDTARLILKLYTGLTAAAIGVLYSLYLLGLAPNMTLYNAVAHAFTSVATAGFSPEPLSIEAFEPIVHWALMPFMILGSTSFVLMYFVLQGNFDRLRNSEEFWFYVGSIVFFAGLVMTILTLEGNPTGDGFGDTVRQSAFNVVSIITTTGYANADFNAWSPFAKHLLFMCMFLGGMAGSTTCSIKSLRWLVVFKAFRRDLFTSFRPEAIRPVRLSGQPVDEETIRDVYSYTLVAVLGVFLVTLLIVVDGARTGLYDVGDGSFGEFEALGAAASTFLNIGPAFGPAGPYGTYDVFSTTTKAAMVVVMWVGRIEIIPVLVLLTPSFWRS
- a CDS encoding glutamate--cysteine ligase; the encoded protein is MERGSPDSFTRMGTLGIEEECFVVDEHGRPTSGTDELVYEHDPPEILENRLDHELFKFVVETQTPLIEDPDDAREALRDIRRALLAHAHEHGYDVAAAGLHPFARWRELEHAEKSRYRSQLDRIQYPQHRNTTAGLHVHVGVDDADKAVWIANELRWYVSIMLALSANSPFWNGFDTGLQSARAKIFEGLPNTGMPTYFEDFEAFDRFERRMLETDSINDRGELWYDVRPHTAHGTVEIRTPDGQADPDVVMAFVEYSHALVEALAEEYEDGAPGYGREHRRELLDEQKWRAIRHGHDARLLDREMEGTVDLGELVDRECERLGIDGIKTIYERESGAERQRRLLEEEGPDALCESLLLEAE
- a CDS encoding outer membrane protein assembly factor BamB family protein, yielding MRDERARRGFLRTAAVVGVVGLAGCAADEEGPVPDDESPEFSLEELDDAPDSWPSFQFDPGNTGYTAASGPTGDVRARWEFPTEKAVYSSPAVVDGVVYVGSNDDSLYAIDADSGDEEWRVRTGDTVSSSPAVVDGTVYVGSHDETVYALEADDGAEEWTFQTGEMVASSPTVVDETVYVGSNDDSLYAIDADSGEESWTFETGGSVQRAPAVADGVVYAGSTDGFLYAVDAASGEEVWAFETDDWVQSRPAVADGTVYVGSNDDSLYAIDADSGDLHWQFVTEGSVTSSPAVVDDVVFVGSYDNRLYALSAAADEPEGDREPRPEHFYWYDTDFGEIRGSPAVAHNTIYVGNQSGAFVALEAETGERRFQFNAENWIASSPAVVDGVVYVGSGDGSVYALEET
- a CDS encoding outer membrane protein assembly factor BamB family protein produces the protein MARLHANAFERPAFTDDVAGCDSSASAMEKSRFALLERETGSTLWETTVPDPAGPPVVADGVAYAGGAHLGQPSIDVEVRDETDAEPAVEGSLPAESGTLSALDVETGDVLWQRTMGPSRGGYALAPVDDVLVVGTSDGIVVLE
- the gyrB gene encoding DNA topoisomerase (ATP-hydrolyzing) subunit B → MSQESEYGAGQIQVLEGLEAVRKRPAMYIGSTDSRGLHHLVYEVVDNSIDEALAGHCDDITVTIHEDRSVSVTDDGRGIPVDTHEEYDRPALEVILTVLHAGGKFDNKSYQVSGGLHGVGVSVVNALSERLEAEVKRDGGVYRHAFEGGEPVGDMERVRDMESDEETGTEIRFWPDGSIFESDEFSFSTLANRLRELAFLNSGVRITLRDEREDADDAAGVATETYEYEGGIREFVEYLNETRSAMHETVIYFEDETQNIHVEVAMQATKELQGSIHAFANNINTREGGTHLTGFKTALTRTVNDYANENDLLSDLDENLKGEDIREGLTAVVSIKHPDPQFEGQTKTKLGNSEVRGIVESAMHDGLGTYFEEQPDTAEAIVTKAVEAAKARKAAQKAEELTRRKSALESTSLPGKLADCQTKDPEEAELFIAEGDSAGGSAKQARNPDFQAILPIKGKILNVEKHRLDRILENDEIRNMITAIGAGIGDEFDVEDVRYKKIIMATDADVDGAHIRTLLLTFFYRHMRPLLEGGYVYATQPPLYRVRYRGETYDAMTEAERDEIVAEKCDGNPTQVQRFKGLGEMNPQQLWDTTMNPDNRILKQITIEDAAAADKMFSVLMGDAVEPRKQFIKENAPEAEWIDI
- a CDS encoding DoxX family protein, whose translation is MTTETVSERVQTYRRRFDEIDARIAAWMDRWGIPVLRVAVAIVFVWFGALKVFDASPAAELVAATVYLVPPELFIPVLGVWEILIGLSLLYRPLVRVGIFLLFLQLPGTFLPIVLLPGVVFTIFPYGLTVEGQYIVKNLVIIGAALVIGSTVRSDLE